In Halobacillus amylolyticus, the following proteins share a genomic window:
- a CDS encoding outer spore coat protein CotE, producing MSFFERDYREIITKAVCGKGKKFTEATNTISPSHRPTSILGCWVINHIYNAKKKGDHVEVTGSYDINVWYSYNDNTKTEVVTERVNYCDHVRLSVKDENCISDDLEVVAKAVQQPNCLECKIAAQGQKIVVEVEREFIVDVIGETKLCVKVDPNGCEKDDDYEYDLSSDDFSDIETDFLPSSSSSSSEE from the coding sequence ATGTCATTCTTTGAACGGGATTATCGCGAAATTATTACAAAGGCTGTATGTGGAAAAGGTAAAAAATTCACCGAAGCAACCAACACGATCAGCCCATCTCATCGTCCAACTAGTATTTTAGGCTGCTGGGTAATCAATCATATTTACAATGCTAAGAAGAAAGGCGACCATGTTGAAGTCACGGGAAGTTACGATATAAACGTTTGGTACTCTTATAATGATAATACAAAGACAGAAGTTGTAACGGAACGCGTCAATTATTGTGATCATGTGCGATTATCCGTGAAAGACGAGAATTGTATCAGCGATGATTTAGAAGTTGTTGCCAAAGCTGTTCAACAGCCTAATTGTTTAGAATGCAAGATTGCAGCCCAAGGACAGAAAATTGTTGTTGAAGTTGAACGCGAATTTATCGTTGATGTTATTGGTGAAACGAAGCTATGCGTAAAAGTGGATCCAAACGGTTGTGAAAAAGACGATGACTACGAGTATGATTTATCTTCTGATGATTTCTCTGATATTGAGACTGATTTCCTGCCAAGCAGCAGCAGTAGCAGCAGTGAAGAGTGA